One Aphidius gifuensis isolate YNYX2018 linkage group LG5, ASM1490517v1, whole genome shotgun sequence genomic region harbors:
- the LOC122857143 gene encoding uncharacterized protein LOC122857143 isoform X2 produces the protein MCRVKVYLKLINLSFYDKTIKNFINIIINLRKKIYIANVDNCGCGIQRFIQALLGSYLLEIIGGIKIYESTSGPNLVRHPGGMVLWATLLVLHGAGFVGSMTGVPGVPENVTVMFLNPTSVRVSWSTSLVEQIEKYDVTYKPTDARMVRLVAGNSDAVTLNDLQADTQYQLVITAVRAGKKYRSRPIVFRTLEPPRTSPQQDAAVTGGPIPPPPLPPSMPQPPGYIQVRGVEVGIVVMILIVWAGAIALFFNRWGKIRMLLPYQPDYKEQLKVPGTGVCATTSAPCTQHSSQHACSQHLHWSSHRVDSLDSANGGVVGAAGGTGSMAWSRSSRPRINSAIDVAGFLSQEFLRRHGSTSRLCRKVRSADNLPLASSSSNNQDNEHMRSLQDESTDNIDKIEFLQTNRDEQESFDDIELSKRQSSTESKDQADVSLIEVCPQQSTSRDCSSSLNKNIPLISKRFPGWKFGGSHEYVRCPIRQPTSIDERFHRRSCEPDFSSRQPQTQASIPPLQHHHHHHQQHHVSPIQHLLHHRSIDNNNARRHSRSCEYSKRADTINNDSQHFGLPILSISEPSPPDERDRLDDYL, from the exons atGTGTCGTGTTaaagtgtatttaaaattaataaatttatcattttatgataaaactattaaaaattttataaatataataattaatttaagaaaaaaaatatatattgcgaATGTTGATAATTGTGGATGTGGAATTCAAAGATTTATTCAAGCATTGCTTGGATCATATTTATTAGAGATTATTGGTGGAATCAAAATATACGAAAGTACGAGCGGCCCAAATTTGGTCCGCCACCCTGGCGGTATGGTCCTTTGGGCCACATTACTTGTCCTGCATGGAGCTGGATTTGtcg gCTCAATGACAGGTGTACCAGGTGTACCAGAAAATGTTACAGTTATGTTTTTAAATCCAACATCTGTACGTGTTTCTTGGAGCACAAGTTTAGTCGAACAGATAGAAAAATACGATGTCACATATAAACCAACAGATGCAAG GATGGTGCGGTTGGTCGCGGGTAATAGTGATGCAGTAACCCTTAATGACCTACAAGCTGACACGCAATATCAATTAGTTATAACTGCTGTTAGAGCTGGAAAAAAATACCGAAGTCGTCCAATAGTTTTTCGTACATtgg aaCCACCAAGAACGTCTCCACAACAGGATGCAGCGGTTACCGGTGGACcaataccaccaccaccattaccaccatCAATGCCACAACCACCTGGTTATATtcaa GTACGTGGTGTTGAAGTTGGTATTGTTGTGATGATACTGATTGTATGGGCTGGTGCAATAGCATTATTCTTTAATAGATGGGGTAAAATACGTATGTTACTACCCTATCAACCAGACTACAAAGAACAATTAAAAGTACCTGGTACTGGAGTTTGTGCAACAACAAGTGCACCATGCACTCAACACTCATCACAACATGCATGTTCACAA caTCTTCACTGGTCAAGTCATCGAGTTGATTCATTAGACAGTGCTAATGGTGGGGTTGTTGGTGCTGCTGGTGGAACTGGTAGTATGGCTTGGTCTAGATCATCAAGACCACGAATAAATAGTGCAATTGACGTTGCTGGATTTTTATCACAG GAATTTTTACGTCGTCATGGATCAACATCAAGATTATGTAGAAAAGTTCGTAGTGCTGACAATTTACCattagcatcatcatcatcaaataatcaaGATAATGAACATATGAGAAGTTTACAAGACGAGAGTACTGAtaacattgataaaattgaatttttacaaacaaaCAGAGATGAACAAGAGTCCtttgatgatattgaattGTCAAAGAGACAGAGTAGTACTGAAAGTAAAGATCAAGCTGATGTATCATTGATTGAAGTTTGTCCTCAACAAAGCACATCAAG agaTTGTAgttcaagtttaaataaaaatataccacTCATATCAAAACGTTTTCCTGGATGGAAATTTGGTGGTAGTCATGAGTATGTAAGATGTCCTATTAGACAACCAACTTCCATTGACGAAag GTTTCATCGTCGTTCATGTGAGCCAGATTTTTCATCACGTCAACCACAAACACAAGCATCAATACCACCActacaacatcatcatcatcatcatcaacaacatcatgtATCACCAATACAACATTTATTACATCATCGTTCAATTGATAACAACAATGCACGTAGACATTCACGTAGTTGTGAATATTCAAAACGTGctgatacaataaataatgatagtcAACATTTTGGTTTACCAATATTGAGTATTAGTGAACCAAGTCCACCAGATGAAAGAGATCGCCTCGATGATTATTTGTAG
- the LOC122857143 gene encoding uncharacterized protein LOC122857143 isoform X3, with protein MLFSVYRNDSIELFSDKDNKTYTEYYNLTYIEQYNETYDKSYRMVRLVAGNSDAVTLNDLQADTQYQLVITAVRAGKKYRSRPIVFRTLEPPRTSPQQDAAVTGGPIPPPPLPPSMPQPPGYIQVRGVEVGIVVMILIVWAGAIALFFNRWGKIRMLLPYQPDYKEQLKVPGTGVCATTSAPCTQHSSQHACSQHLHWSSHRVDSLDSANGGVVGAAGGTGSMAWSRSSRPRINSAIDVAGFLSQEFLRRHGSTSRLCRKVRSADNLPLASSSSNNQDNEHMRSLQDESTDNIDKIEFLQTNRDEQESFDDIELSKRQSSTESKDQADVSLIEVCPQQSTSRDCSSSLNKNIPLISKRFPGWKFGGSHEYVRCPIRQPTSIDERFHRRSCEPDFSSRQPQTQASIPPLQHHHHHHQQHHVSPIQHLLHHRSIDNNNARRHSRSCEYSKRADTINNDSQHFGLPILSISEPSPPDERDRLDDYL; from the exons ATGTTGTTTTCGGTGTATAGGAATGATAGCATCGAATTGTTTTCTGATAAGGACAATAAAACATACACCGAATACTACAACTTAACTTACATCGAACAGTACAATGAGACGTACGATAAAag TTACAGGATGGTGCGGTTGGTCGCGGGTAATAGTGATGCAGTAACCCTTAATGACCTACAAGCTGACACGCAATATCAATTAGTTATAACTGCTGTTAGAGCTGGAAAAAAATACCGAAGTCGTCCAATAGTTTTTCGTACATtgg aaCCACCAAGAACGTCTCCACAACAGGATGCAGCGGTTACCGGTGGACcaataccaccaccaccattaccaccatCAATGCCACAACCACCTGGTTATATtcaa GTACGTGGTGTTGAAGTTGGTATTGTTGTGATGATACTGATTGTATGGGCTGGTGCAATAGCATTATTCTTTAATAGATGGGGTAAAATACGTATGTTACTACCCTATCAACCAGACTACAAAGAACAATTAAAAGTACCTGGTACTGGAGTTTGTGCAACAACAAGTGCACCATGCACTCAACACTCATCACAACATGCATGTTCACAA caTCTTCACTGGTCAAGTCATCGAGTTGATTCATTAGACAGTGCTAATGGTGGGGTTGTTGGTGCTGCTGGTGGAACTGGTAGTATGGCTTGGTCTAGATCATCAAGACCACGAATAAATAGTGCAATTGACGTTGCTGGATTTTTATCACAG GAATTTTTACGTCGTCATGGATCAACATCAAGATTATGTAGAAAAGTTCGTAGTGCTGACAATTTACCattagcatcatcatcatcaaataatcaaGATAATGAACATATGAGAAGTTTACAAGACGAGAGTACTGAtaacattgataaaattgaatttttacaaacaaaCAGAGATGAACAAGAGTCCtttgatgatattgaattGTCAAAGAGACAGAGTAGTACTGAAAGTAAAGATCAAGCTGATGTATCATTGATTGAAGTTTGTCCTCAACAAAGCACATCAAG agaTTGTAgttcaagtttaaataaaaatataccacTCATATCAAAACGTTTTCCTGGATGGAAATTTGGTGGTAGTCATGAGTATGTAAGATGTCCTATTAGACAACCAACTTCCATTGACGAAag GTTTCATCGTCGTTCATGTGAGCCAGATTTTTCATCACGTCAACCACAAACACAAGCATCAATACCACCActacaacatcatcatcatcatcatcaacaacatcatgtATCACCAATACAACATTTATTACATCATCGTTCAATTGATAACAACAATGCACGTAGACATTCACGTAGTTGTGAATATTCAAAACGTGctgatacaataaataatgatagtcAACATTTTGGTTTACCAATATTGAGTATTAGTGAACCAAGTCCACCAGATGAAAGAGATCGCCTCGATGATTATTTGTAG
- the LOC122857143 gene encoding uncharacterized protein LOC122857143 isoform X1, translating into MCRVKVYLKLINLSFYDKTIKNFINIIINLRKKIYIANVDNCGCGIQRFIQALLGSYLLEIIGGIKIYESTSGPNLVRHPGGMVLWATLLVLHGAGFVGSMTGVPGVPENVTVMFLNPTSVRVSWSTSLVEQIEKYDVTYKPTDASYRMVRLVAGNSDAVTLNDLQADTQYQLVITAVRAGKKYRSRPIVFRTLEPPRTSPQQDAAVTGGPIPPPPLPPSMPQPPGYIQVRGVEVGIVVMILIVWAGAIALFFNRWGKIRMLLPYQPDYKEQLKVPGTGVCATTSAPCTQHSSQHACSQHLHWSSHRVDSLDSANGGVVGAAGGTGSMAWSRSSRPRINSAIDVAGFLSQEFLRRHGSTSRLCRKVRSADNLPLASSSSNNQDNEHMRSLQDESTDNIDKIEFLQTNRDEQESFDDIELSKRQSSTESKDQADVSLIEVCPQQSTSRDCSSSLNKNIPLISKRFPGWKFGGSHEYVRCPIRQPTSIDERFHRRSCEPDFSSRQPQTQASIPPLQHHHHHHQQHHVSPIQHLLHHRSIDNNNARRHSRSCEYSKRADTINNDSQHFGLPILSISEPSPPDERDRLDDYL; encoded by the exons atGTGTCGTGTTaaagtgtatttaaaattaataaatttatcattttatgataaaactattaaaaattttataaatataataattaatttaagaaaaaaaatatatattgcgaATGTTGATAATTGTGGATGTGGAATTCAAAGATTTATTCAAGCATTGCTTGGATCATATTTATTAGAGATTATTGGTGGAATCAAAATATACGAAAGTACGAGCGGCCCAAATTTGGTCCGCCACCCTGGCGGTATGGTCCTTTGGGCCACATTACTTGTCCTGCATGGAGCTGGATTTGtcg gCTCAATGACAGGTGTACCAGGTGTACCAGAAAATGTTACAGTTATGTTTTTAAATCCAACATCTGTACGTGTTTCTTGGAGCACAAGTTTAGTCGAACAGATAGAAAAATACGATGTCACATATAAACCAACAGATGCAAG TTACAGGATGGTGCGGTTGGTCGCGGGTAATAGTGATGCAGTAACCCTTAATGACCTACAAGCTGACACGCAATATCAATTAGTTATAACTGCTGTTAGAGCTGGAAAAAAATACCGAAGTCGTCCAATAGTTTTTCGTACATtgg aaCCACCAAGAACGTCTCCACAACAGGATGCAGCGGTTACCGGTGGACcaataccaccaccaccattaccaccatCAATGCCACAACCACCTGGTTATATtcaa GTACGTGGTGTTGAAGTTGGTATTGTTGTGATGATACTGATTGTATGGGCTGGTGCAATAGCATTATTCTTTAATAGATGGGGTAAAATACGTATGTTACTACCCTATCAACCAGACTACAAAGAACAATTAAAAGTACCTGGTACTGGAGTTTGTGCAACAACAAGTGCACCATGCACTCAACACTCATCACAACATGCATGTTCACAA caTCTTCACTGGTCAAGTCATCGAGTTGATTCATTAGACAGTGCTAATGGTGGGGTTGTTGGTGCTGCTGGTGGAACTGGTAGTATGGCTTGGTCTAGATCATCAAGACCACGAATAAATAGTGCAATTGACGTTGCTGGATTTTTATCACAG GAATTTTTACGTCGTCATGGATCAACATCAAGATTATGTAGAAAAGTTCGTAGTGCTGACAATTTACCattagcatcatcatcatcaaataatcaaGATAATGAACATATGAGAAGTTTACAAGACGAGAGTACTGAtaacattgataaaattgaatttttacaaacaaaCAGAGATGAACAAGAGTCCtttgatgatattgaattGTCAAAGAGACAGAGTAGTACTGAAAGTAAAGATCAAGCTGATGTATCATTGATTGAAGTTTGTCCTCAACAAAGCACATCAAG agaTTGTAgttcaagtttaaataaaaatataccacTCATATCAAAACGTTTTCCTGGATGGAAATTTGGTGGTAGTCATGAGTATGTAAGATGTCCTATTAGACAACCAACTTCCATTGACGAAag GTTTCATCGTCGTTCATGTGAGCCAGATTTTTCATCACGTCAACCACAAACACAAGCATCAATACCACCActacaacatcatcatcatcatcatcaacaacatcatgtATCACCAATACAACATTTATTACATCATCGTTCAATTGATAACAACAATGCACGTAGACATTCACGTAGTTGTGAATATTCAAAACGTGctgatacaataaataatgatagtcAACATTTTGGTTTACCAATATTGAGTATTAGTGAACCAAGTCCACCAGATGAAAGAGATCGCCTCGATGATTATTTGTAG